The DNA window AGAAATGAGGAGCAGGTGCATCCTAGATCCTTACCAAGAATACCTCATTTCAGCTCAGTGAAGGCATAAACAGTCCCTACCcagcccacacacacacacacatgcagaaagACAGGAATGCAGAAGAGACAGTTTCTTATTCAATGACTAGAATAAACACAAGTTAAGACACTGCCACAGTCTGCATGTTGGATTTccctctgccacccacccccagcaagAGCTGAGAATCTTTGTGGCAACACCACCCCTTGCAGCCATTCAATActtacaaagagagagagaaggaaggcaggagagcCCATGGGGACACTGTCCTGTTAGAGGACAAACAAACACTGATCAGGTTCCACGGAAACTCTCAGCTGCAAGCACCCCAAACCTCAGGACAGAGACACAagcaccacacacacaaagacaaaattttaaaactcaagaATAAGAGGAAAGAGATCCAAAAGCAATCGGGCCATTATGCCTCTGGAACAGGAACTGATGGTCCCCAAATGCTGCAAGCTAAGTAATTTCTCTCAAAGGAGATAATAATTCATTCACTCAGCTCACAATTTCTCCCATGTGACTGGGCCTTCCAGTCACAGCAGGTTTCTTCAATGTCTGGGTGGGAGCAAACAACTgctatttaaaaatccttatgTCTGTATACCACTGGAATGGAGAAGCCTGGCAGTACTAAGTAGTAACATAAGGTTCCTCGGATGCTTTGGACTTCTATCACTGGAACACTGGAACACTGGCACACAGGCTCTTCCTTGCTCTCCTCACCTTCTCTGAAGCATCCTGTTTACGGGTAGAATCTCTCCCTCGAAGACTTTTAGCACTGATCCCAGACTCAGATGTTTGCATAATCAACTGTGTGGCTAAGAATTGCTGTAAGTAGAACAAACATAGTTGGTCCTAGAGGCCTGATCCATCAGGGGAAGAACAAAGACACATTAGGTTTTCTAAACAAGATTAGAGTATCCTTCTGCAAAAAGCATCCAGATACCTCTTGACCGATTAGAAGTTTAACACATTAGGTTTTCATTCTAGTTGGGCACGCTAAACTATCAGAAAATTTTTGGTATTATAATATAGCATCAAAATCTCTATGCTCTAAGAATGAGAAAGATAATAAAACTAGATAAATCAAAGATCACTAAGCAATTTAAGTAATTTGGCAGACTCTGCAGAGACAGATAATATCCCTTTGAGTTCAGTATTCCAAAGGGTGCCTGGTAACACAACTACAGGATAAAAGTAGGTTCCCTGTGATAAAAGGAAAGGAGATTTGTTGATTGTTTACCGTGTACATActtaatgtcatttaaaaatatacattcaccattttataaaaattttattttattttatttatttattttttgtctttttgccatttctagggccgctcccgcagcatatggaggttcccaggctaggggtcgaatcggagctgtagccgccggcctacgccagagccacagcaacgcaggatccgagccacgtctgcaacctacaccacagctcacggcaacgctggatcgttaacccactgagcaagggcagggaccgaacccgcaacctcatggttcctagtcggattcgttaaccactgcgccacgacgggaactccctaaaaattttatttaaaaatttcaggagACAAGATATTTGCCCAAGAATGGTAGCACATTCTCTTACAACTCTTTTACCAAACCAAGATGAGAAAACCAACATGAATATAGCAAGAACAAAATTTTATCTTCATATGCTCTGTTGGGTATTCCAAGTAAAAACCACAACACCCTTCCTATCATCAGTAAGAATCCTTTgcttgaatattttcatttcaacatCCTTAAAACGCTAAGGATCCTCAAAGTACCTGGATCTGCTCCAAGACATCTCGTTGCATTTCTACTGCCATGTGATAGACATCGTGGTCTGAGCTATTATACATCACAGCATTCTGGAACATCAGCATAATGTCACGCTGAAATTCGGCTGTGCTGCGGATCAGTccattttcaatgtttttcttaATAGTTGACAAATCCATGGGTCTAAAAAACACAACAAGGGAAAATGGGAGCAGAGAGGGGAGAAGCACTAAATTGGATTCCTGGATATATTATTACCACATACACTTCCTCATATATCTTCAGGCCAAGCTGCCAGGACCTAAACACTGCACTCTCACCCCAAAAATAAACACTTAACCAAAAACCAAATTTGCCCTGTATAATAagcattgagaaaaaaaataagcactgaGAAAGGTAATAAAGGGgcttaattcttttaaatttggtaATCTGGTCAATGAAATGATTAGTTTAGCACTTGGTTATTCTCACGTCAAAAACATGTACTTTACAggctcttgtttgtttgtttgtttgccaggGCAAACACACCGAAGTtgctgggctagagatcaaacccatgccacaggagcaatccaagctgctgcagtgacaacaccagatccttaaccctctgcaccacaggagaactccaaaaacatGTGCTTTCGATTTTCTGTCTAAAGCAAAAAATCCACTAATACCAGACAATTTACAATCCAAGCCAGTCAGCATACTGAATGGATCATGACTTACCTCTGTACAATGCTGTGGTAGCCAGGTGCAATGTCATCTGTGACAGGCTGCAGGAAGACATTGGCATACCTGTCCAAAAAGAATATGGTACAATTACTGACTTAGCTTTCAGAAGTACAGGTGAGGGAACTTGATCTAAAGAGCTGAAGACTGTTTAGGAGTCAAGGCCTTCAATCCTGTTTAAGCCTACTCAGAATTTTTTCTAGTTACCAACAAtgaggaggagcaggagaaaATACTCCTACTAGTTGGGAAACCCTACTTACCTATGATTAGCTGCAGCTCTCCATACAAGCATGATAGCtttcttccagattttctgtGCCTGAATAGCTTCCTGATCCTCACTACAGACAGAGCTGGAGaaataagaagaagaatgaaaaaaaggggAGTCTCACTTGtcataagtaaaaaagaaaaaaaaaaaaaaaatcctaattattTCTTGTTAACTATTTGTTCCAGGGCAAgaaagggaagatgaaaaagtaagACTAAAGAAAAGAGCCTCTCCTGCTTCTCACCTTTACTACCTTGACCTCAAACAGAAAATTACAGATACTCACAACTGTGAAGAAGCAGGGCTGCTGGGGATGGAGTCTGCCAGTGTGTGGGACTGCAGCGTAGCATTGTGTATGCTAAAGCCATCGTCACTCTCACTCACAGGAGGTTCATTATCCATTTCTGACAAATAGCCTTCTCCTTGATCTTCTTCCTTAGGCTCCTCTAGGCTGGCCGCTTCACTGACTCCgtcttcctcctcatcctcaccTGGGGCATCCTTAGACACAGTGTGCTCCAGTCAGCAAGTAGAAAGGAGAACAAAGCTATCCAGCAAAGCATCATTAAACATAATCTGTCTTCTGGGTTAGATAAGTTCTAGAAAATGGCCTCAAACTGTTTCCTGACTGAGCCCTCTATCACTTATACTATCATCTATCTACAGACACTGACTGATCAAGTAATTTAGAACCTGGACAAAGAATAAGACCCAGgatctttttaaaaggaagaaaaaaaaaagctacttacTTAAGACTAAGCTAAGAGGCGTTCCTTCTTTCCCCTTGCTCTTGAGAGGAACTCTGACCCTGGGTACAAAGTTatcaaaaatagtttttattttgtgtctcaTCTGATGGAGCAAGCTCACATCGCATTACTTTAAGTCTGTTTGTTATTACTACCGCTTTAgtaattctaaaaagaaaactttggatGACTTTCTCTGGATGGTACAAttaataatctgatttttttatatgCTCTCCCTCGCTCTGGTATCCCTACTGACTCCAAATCACCCTGGATGTATCAAAGCTTCTTCGTGCACTATATGCGAAGAAAGGTCTGAGTGACGTTCACAAGTTCCTTCAGATGGGAAGCACATGTTGCCATGGTACTCCCACTAGGCCTGACTAGCACTGCAGCTTTTCTCCATGCAACTCCTTAACCAGTCTCATCTCAGAGAATAAAGATGTGAGTTCACTGAAATTCATTAAAAAGGTATTGCTATATAGGAAAATCTAGTACACAGcaagaggaataaagaaaagtcTGAAATACCTTTATCTGGCTTCCAAAAATAGTCCCTGATTCTTCTTTCAATGAGTctgcagaggagagaaagactACCTGAAGATTTTTCCACCTTAGCCTTCCCCTTCCTGTGGACAATAATCCCCTGCAGCTCTCCTTTCCATGCTGACCTATTCTACCTCCTCTGCTTGCCCACAACCCACAATCCCTTAGAAGCCAGAGCAAGTGATTTAAAGTTACAGAGTACAGATTTCCTGGCTTTAATATTTACCTGACATTTCAAACTTGTGCTGAGTCTCTGACTCTAAAGGATCTTCAATGGGATTTGATCCATGTGATGGAGACAACATGCTTTCGGGGGATGCCTGaagaccaaaaagaacaaaaaccctAAGTGCTGGTAAATCACTACAGTTTACACTTTATTCTTCAATGTTAGTGAGACTATAAAAGAAAGTCTAAGTCCTACCCAGTAATACAATTCTAATGGCTACCTTAATAGGAAAAGGGTATTTACATAAAGCACTGATTACATCTATGGGCTCTGGACACATCAACATGTCAGTCACCAAGCATGGAACAGGAAAACCAAAGGCCTAAACTGTCACTTCTTACCTAAGGTATAACCCTCCATCCTCCCAGGCCCTGATCTTAAATACCTCTGTCTTCACCGTTCTAAGTGAGGTCTCATCGCCTTTCCTACTGGAAACATCTGCTTCAGTAATCTCTCCAGTTGTAGTACTTCTGGGTTCCTCATTTAAGTCCTGACTCCTGAGTTCTGGTGGCTCCATACTTGGGGGTGGAACAACCCCAGCTACTATTTCAGGTCCTGAAATGCCTTGCTCTGGTTCTGTAGGTTCCATTTTGATTTCAACACTCGGCTCCCTGAGGTCCACCAGTTCATGGATTCCTTTGCTTTCCGTCTCTTCAAAGTCCAGCCTCTCTTGCTTGACTGTCATCTCTGGTGCAGGGAGAGGTACTGTCTTGTCCCTTTCCTGCTGGATGGGGTGCTCCCAAGGGCCAGGCAGGGACTGGGGATCATCATTCTCTTCACAGAATGACAATGCTGCTTCCACTGCTGCCACATCCAGCACTTCAGGATGATCATCTACCTGTCCAATGATACATACACTGTTGAAGCTACAGGAAGAAGCCCAAGTCCCTCAGCACCAAATGAGATGGCCTGAATCTGCAGCAACTCTCTCCGTCTTTTCCATGTAGTAAAAGCAACCAGTGGACAGGAATATCTGTCCAGTGCAAATCAGTAACACAGGGATGGCTGGGGAAGAGGACTAGCATGTCAGCACCAAAGGGCTCTGGGAGTACAGAGATGGAGAATGGCAGAAGCAGGAGAGTTGTTTATGTAATTCTAACCGCAAAAGGCAAGGAAAGTCTGAGGAGAGAAGCCTATGTAGGACCCATGAGACATTCTTTAAGGCTCTGCTGAATAGTTACCTTGTCCTCAATGATGGCAATGATGTCCCCAACAGTCTCAAAGTCCAGCTCTTCACCTGTATAAGACACAGCAATATCCATCTTCTCAGCCAGATCTAAATCTTCCTTCCCATCGATGCTAGGGGCCTTTGATCCTCCAGGTGCCTCTGCTACCCCTGACCGGAAACACTCTTCTTTAATAGAATTGATGATCATGGAGATTTCACTACTATCCATGGAAACAGTCACAGTATGTGGATCTCCTACAGTCTCCATGGGAACACAGGTGTCAGGCTGACTCACtgaataacagaaaaagaaaagcatctcaGAAGCTTATTTGGTAACAACTGCCCACCTGgagatcaaatcaaagctgtagacAGATGTCAAGACCCATACACTTTAGCTCAGTAAAAGTTATCTCACatgtgcctatgttttcttctccccattttataCAGAAAGATGAGAACACCTTCTCAAGCCCATTCATGTGAGGACGTTTAGCCTTTCCCCCTCATCACATAAAATGTCCAACCACCTCTTCTCACATCCTATTTTTCCAAGGATAAGGATGGCATATGTCCATGGAGAAAAGAATTGAAGTATCTGAATTAGAGCTGATGCTCTTGGTCACCTTTCTCTAACTGAAGCTCAAAATGAAATTTTCGATCTAGTGACTGCTCAGGAAGTAGGTCAGAGACGCACCTGGAGCTACACTCTCAGGAGTAGCAACAGCAGGAGCAGAGGATGGTGCTGGCAGTGCAGGCATCATAACAATGGTAGCTTGGGACACAGACTCTACAGGAGGTGGCACAAGTTTAACTGGAGGTTCACTGGCAACAGTAGTGAAGGAAGCAAGAGGTGTGGTGAACTGTGTAGGACCAGCTTCTAAAAGCCTAGAAAGAGTGGGAGCACCTAACAAAGAGATACACACAATGAAGTAAGAAGAAAGCACAAAAATAAGAAGTAAACAATAACCACTTTAAGCCTCaaccacggagttcccattgtggttcagcgggttatgaacccaactagtatccgtgaggatgcaggtttaatccctggccttactcagtgggttagggatccagcattgctggatctatgagctatggtataggctgcaggcacagctcggatctggcgtggctgtggctgtggctgtggtataggctggcagctgcagctctgattcaacccctagcctaggaacttccaaatgccgcaggtacagccctaaaaaccaaaaaaataaaagactcaaCCAAGAAAATTTTTAGTCTCAAAGGATGAAAGCAACTCCTCTAATGAATAGCTCATTATCTATCCTCACTTTTTCAAACCTTACTTAATATCTTCTGCCAAGTCAGGAATGATTCAAAGCACTAGAACACAGAACTCATATGAAAACTTAATggtaattaaaagtaaaaaaaaaaaatggtatgaatAAATCTATCACTCCTACTGAAGTTAAGTATACTACAAGCCACGCGAATTCAACAAAATTCAAATACCAAAAATCTAATGTGGTTTTTtgggtttgctttttgtttgggcctcatctgtgacacatggaagttcctgggccagggatcaaaccagtgccacagcagtgactcaagccactgcagtgacagcactagattcttaaccaactgagccataAGGAGATTACCAATGTTTAGTTActtggaaaaactttttttttgctttatgttttctacctcatttaattctcattacCTCCTTGTGAACTAATACACATTATAGTTGTTAAAAGAGGAAAACTGAGGATCATGAGTTACCTATCTAAGCCACAAAACTAGTAGCGGGCCTAAGACTCAAGTCTAGTTTTCTAGCTCCAAATCTTATCCCCCTATGCTACAGTCTCAGGTATCTCTAACACCCTTCTGTGATTTTGCAgcttcactatttatttattgtctctttttagggctgcaccggcagcctatggaggttcacaggctaggggttgaatcagagctgaagctgctggcctacaccacagccacagcaacaccagatccgagccacatctgcgacctacaccacaactcacggcaatgccggatccttaatccactgaagcgaggtcagggatcgaacccacgtcctcttggatgctagctgggttcgttaatcgctgagccacgacaggaactcctgcagcttcACTGTTAACTTCACTATTCCTCTCATCATTATGTATGCTGTGGTCATCCAGAATGACCAGAATTTTAAAGGTGAAACGGATTTACGATCTCAAGCACCATGTGGTTTAACAGTTTGCAAAATAGCTCCAAGGTTGGGCTTTAAATCTAGGATTCACAGCTGCCTGGTAACAAAGGCTAGAAACCAAGGACAGTCAAAGCCAAGACCAACATCTCTGAAATAAAAGTAGATAATGGAAAAGTACTGACTTACCTGAGGCAGCAGTGGAGGCTGCAACAGTGTTGGGTGTTTGCTGCATCTCCCCACCATGAATCATGGGAAGGACCCCGCCTACCTCCAAGAGAACACCTGTATTGTTCAGGTGGCCAGAAGTTACAGCCATTTCACTCTCATTGACCTACCAGGGAAGAATAGAGGTGAAGGCTACACTCAAGCTTTCCTCTATTACCACTTCCCAAAAAAGCTCCAGCAGTTGACCAAACTTCATGAAACTAAAAGTtaatagccaaagaaaataattGCAGACCCAAGGGaaagtctcatttttaaaacttattcgaCAAGAGAAGAGAACCAAAATAATTATGGTTTCAGATATCTTAGGACCCGAGGTTACTAccaactattttattttgttttgcttcaaaTTAACATTTAACTAGGAGATCTCTTCctcttttgaacttttttttccatgttataTTTTAGGTCACAGGCACTCCCTTCCAAAGTACTAAATCACCACAGCTCTCAAACACCCACAGAAGTCTCCATACCAGTCTGGGGCTAGTAGGCAGGAGGCTGCCCTTCTTCAAGAGCTCTgacagcagaggggagggggtggagttGCTTTCTGTCCAAGCATCTTTTTCTGGGGTGAATCATCTGTTACTGGGGTCATGGG is part of the Sus scrofa isolate TJ Tabasco breed Duroc chromosome 2, Sscrofa11.1, whole genome shotgun sequence genome and encodes:
- the BRD8 gene encoding LOW QUALITY PROTEIN: bromodomain-containing protein 8 (The sequence of the model RefSeq protein was modified relative to this genomic sequence to represent the inferred CDS: inserted 1 base in 1 codon), with protein sequence MAAGTGKHKLLSTGPTEPWSIREKLCLASSVMRSGDQNWVSVSRAIKPFAEPGRPPDWFSQKHCASQYSELLETTETPKRKRGEKGEVVETVEDVIVRKLTAERVEELKKVIKETQEKYRRLKRDAELIQAGHMDSRLDELCNDIAMKKKLEEEEAEVKRKATDAAYQARQAVKTPPRRLPTMMVRSPIDSASPGGDYPLGDLTATTMEEATSGVTPGTLPSTPVTSFPGIPDTLPPGSAPLEAPMTPVTDDSPQKKMLGQKATPPPXPLLSELLKKGSLLPTSPRLVNESEMAVTSGHLNNTGVLLEVGGVLPMIHGGEMQQTPNTVAASTAASGAPTLSRLLEAGPTQFTTPLASFTTVASEPPVKLVPPPVESVSQATIVMMPALPAPSSAPAVATPESVAPVSQPDTCVPMETVGDPHTVTVSMDSSEISMIINSIKEECFRSGVAEAPGGSKAPSIDGKEDLDLAEKMDIAVSYTGEELDFETVGDIIAIIEDKVDDHPEVLDVAAVEAALSFCEENDDPQSLPGPWEHPIQQERDKTVPLPAPEMTVKQERLDFEETESKGIHELVDLREPSVEIKMEPTEPEQGISGPEIVAGVVPPPSMEPPELRSQDLNEEPRSTTTGEITEADVSSRKGDETSLRTVKTEASPESMLSPSHGSNPIEDPLESETQHKFEMSDSLKEESGTIFGSQIKDAPGEDEEEDGVSEAASLEEPKEEDQGEGYLSEMDNEPPVSESDDGFSIHNATLQSHTLADSIPSSPASSQFSVCSEDQEAIQAQKIWKKAIMLVWRAAANHRYANVFLQPVTDDIAPGYHSIVQRPMDLSTIKKNIENGLIRSTAEFQRDIMLMFQNAVMYNSSDHDVYHMAVEMQRDVLEQIQQFLATQLIMQTSESGISAKSLRGRDSTRKQDASEKDSVPMGSPAFLLSLFDGGTRGRRCAIEADMKMKK